In Gopherus flavomarginatus isolate rGopFla2 chromosome 5, rGopFla2.mat.asm, whole genome shotgun sequence, one DNA window encodes the following:
- the LYSET gene encoding lysosomal enzyme trafficking factor — MMNFRQRMGWIGVGLYLLASAAAFYYVFEINETYNKLALEHIQQHPEEPQEGTTWTHSLKARLLSLPFWLWTIIFLIPYLQMFLFLYSCTRADPKTVGYCIIPICLAVVCNRHQTFVKASNQISRLQLIDT, encoded by the coding sequence ATGATGAACTTCCGCCAGAGGATGGGATGGATTGGTGTGGGGTTGTATCTGTTAGCAAGTGCTGCAGCTTTTTACTATgtctttgaaatcaatgagacttacAACAAACTAGCACTGGAGCACATTCAACAGCATCCTGAGGAGCCACAAGAAGGAACCACATGGACACACTCCTTAAAAGCACGACTGCTGTCCCTGCCTTTTTGGCTCTGGACTATTATATTTTTAATACCATATTTACAAATGTTTTTGTTCCTTTATTCCTGTACAAGAGCTGACCCCAAAACTGTGGGCTATTGCATCATTCCGATCTGCCTGGCTGTTGTTTGCAATCGGCACCAAACATTTGTGAAGGCCTCTAATCAGATCAGTAGATTACAGTTGATTGACACTTAA